A single window of Syntrophus aciditrophicus SB DNA harbors:
- a CDS encoding helix-turn-helix domain-containing protein — protein MTSQFLSPSEVSSLLRICLKQVYKLLNKGELPGSFKLGGIWMIDRDILMDGLKAKAQRPKPISKPGDRMSRHGLD, from the coding sequence ATGACAAGCCAATTCCTTAGTCCGTCAGAAGTGTCGTCATTATTGAGAATCTGCCTGAAACAAGTTTACAAACTTCTGAATAAGGGCGAATTGCCTGGGAGTTTTAAGCTCGGCGGAATATGGATGATTGACAGGGATATTCTGATGGACGGCCTGAAAGCCAAAGCCCAAAGACCCAAGCCGATTAGCAAGCCGGGCGACCGAATGAGCCGCCACGGACTTGACTAA
- a CDS encoding ankyrin repeat domain-containing protein has protein sequence MIPKFIKDIATSALGLIFVFAIFGAVYLSFHYIGQVFEAPLMKAVKSQNLSKIEKLLEEGADANAGRDLKPLHYAAEHGPTEIVILLLTHGANPNSRTKYKVTPLHYAAQGGNIVIAKLLIKFGARVEATDDQGKTPLDWINGKEWASPSMVALLQFESYKLQRWP, from the coding sequence TTGATTCCAAAATTTATAAAAGACATCGCTACCAGTGCATTGGGATTAATTTTCGTTTTTGCAATTTTTGGTGCTGTGTATTTGTCTTTTCATTACATTGGCCAAGTTTTTGAAGCTCCATTAATGAAAGCAGTCAAAAGTCAAAATCTATCAAAAATTGAAAAATTATTAGAAGAAGGTGCGGATGCTAACGCCGGCCGAGATTTAAAGCCACTCCATTATGCGGCAGAACATGGACCAACAGAAATTGTTATTCTATTGCTTACTCATGGCGCTAACCCTAATTCAAGAACAAAATACAAAGTAACTCCGCTACATTATGCGGCCCAAGGGGGAAACATAGTAATTGCGAAATTATTAATCAAGTTTGGTGCGAGAGTTGAGGCTACGGATGATCAAGGAAAAACACCATTAGACTGGATTAATGGGAAAGAATGGGCATCTCCAAGTATGGTGGCTCTTTTGCAATTTGAAAGCTATAAACTTCAGAGATGGCCGTAA
- a CDS encoding VRR-NUC domain-containing protein has protein sequence MVFIRNNSGAFINPKGQFYKMGRPGSPDLLIFLKNGRCAHIEVKNEKGKQNEAQKEYEQAVTDLGHDYHVVRSVEQVEQLLNS, from the coding sequence TTGGTTTTTATCAGAAATAATTCGGGCGCGTTCATCAATCCGAAAGGTCAATTCTACAAAATGGGCAGGCCGGGCAGTCCGGATCTGCTTATTTTTTTAAAAAATGGCCGCTGCGCGCACATCGAGGTCAAGAATGAAAAAGGCAAGCAGAACGAGGCGCAGAAAGAATACGAGCAGGCCGTGACCGATCTCGGGCATGATTATCATGTAGTTAGAAGCGTCGAGCAAGTCGAACAGCTGTTAAATTCCTAA